The following coding sequences are from one Triticum aestivum cultivar Chinese Spring chromosome 5A, IWGSC CS RefSeq v2.1, whole genome shotgun sequence window:
- the LOC123107728 gene encoding uncharacterized protein, producing the protein MWDAVIQVLAIVHEDERNPSRAGGLVQIMESFSFVFIMKLMLQILRITNQLSLLLQRKDQNIVQAMSLVTDVRSSLDNLRSHGWEPLFEDVKIFCNVNDIPVPNMDEAVPRFGRSRKGGRNNVTQEHFFRVDTFYAAIDAITTELDHRFNDMASELLCGFACLDPRDSFSKFDLDKVAKLTDIYDADFSNDDRKRMKTELQLFINHMRRHDDFRVCYDLASLAKKMFELERNIMFPLVYRLIELGLLLPVATASVERAFSAMKIIKTDLRSKMSNGWLDDLMVCYIEREIFKGLDLAEIKKEFQHEGRRMPLPRST; encoded by the coding sequence ATGTGGGATGCAGTTATACAAGTGTTAGCTATTGTGCATGAGGATGAGCGTAATCCATCTAGGGCAGGAGGTTTGGTGCAGATAATGGAGTCTTTTAGCTTTGTGTTCATCATGAAGTTGATGTTGCAAATCCTTCGCATTACAAATCAGTTGTCACTTCTCCTCCAACGGAAGGATCAGAATATTGTTCAAGCCATGTCTTTGGTTACAGATGTGAGGTCTTCCTTGGACAACTTGAGGAGCCATGGTTGGGAACCACTCTTTGAAGATGTCAAGATCTTTTGTAATGTTAATGATATTCCGGTTCCAAATATGGATGAAGCTGTACCGAGATTCGGCCGATCAAGAAAAGGAGGGAGAAATAATGTTACTCAAGAACATTTCTTTCGTGTTGATACCTTCTATGCAGCGATAGATGCTATCACCACAGAGCTGGATCATCGCTTTAATGACATGGCTTCAGAACTGTTATGTGGATTTGCTTGTCTTGACCCAAGAGACTCATTTTCCAAGTTTGATTTGGACAAAGTTGCTAAGCTTACAGACATCTATGATGCAGATTTCTCCAATGATGACCGTAAGCGTATGAAAACCGAGCTCCAGTTGTTCATCAACCACATGAGAAGACATGATGACTTTAGAGTTTGTTATGATCTTGCAAGCCTAGCCAAGAAAATGTTTGAACTTGAAAGAAATATTATGTTCCCTCTGGTTTATCGCCTTATTGAGTTGGGGTTGCTTCTACCGGTGGCAACGGCATCGGTTGAAAGGGCCTTCTCAGCAATGAAGATCATCAAGACTGATTTGCGCAGCAAGATGTCCAATGGTTGGCTTGATGACTTAATGGTGTGCTACATCGAGAGAGAGATATTTAAAggacttgatcttgctgaaattaAGAAAGAATTTCAACATGAAGGTAGAAGAATGCCATTGCCACGTTCTACTTAA